From Flavipsychrobacter sp., a single genomic window includes:
- a CDS encoding T9SS type A sorting domain-containing protein produces MKKISILLLALLLAHAPVDAQLRLVSKHGYTNKGLTSVDTVAITYASNNKLPGGAKDYSSNKLKCNTSKLWVYSTIYGYLPVTEVNNEFDAQWRISKRTFKTVPSTSPPGTTPDSGKIYYTYNSNGNEIKRQELRWNRSSNIWDTSLQHITSYNTNGDIQTYEIKGYSQSLNQFVGNRRHNYIYDTKNNLTEYILEAWDNKTNSYITEQHDTYTYTPNNNISTYTRQDYNFTFKKWENKRREYYAYTNGLETLHVIQKPTANGWENERKFESQYDAQNELINEDVSLWTNNTWVYFYRTTYAIASKTPLIKYTIQQYWEEKEKSFFPNNKITEVYNSSNYLELFVKNNWDGINERWTVSSDSQVYRYESIWPSTVSTAAQGNNPTLTLYPNPTSGQLLHYSVSGHNNTPYTISIHSLQGQLLFQKNVTNGASQQAIPITNFANGQYLFSVKTEQGMISKPFSVVR; encoded by the coding sequence ATGAAAAAGATCAGCATTCTACTATTAGCCCTCCTTTTAGCCCACGCACCAGTTGATGCACAGCTACGCCTTGTCAGTAAGCATGGCTATACTAATAAGGGTTTAACCTCTGTAGACACAGTAGCTATAACTTATGCTAGTAACAACAAACTACCCGGTGGCGCTAAAGACTATTCGAGCAATAAGCTAAAATGCAACACTAGTAAGCTATGGGTTTATAGTACTATATATGGCTACCTTCCTGTAACAGAAGTGAATAACGAATTTGACGCACAATGGCGCATCTCTAAAAGAACCTTTAAAACTGTACCCAGTACATCTCCTCCGGGCACTACACCCGACAGCGGAAAGATCTACTACACCTACAATAGCAACGGAAATGAGATAAAACGACAGGAGTTGAGATGGAACCGTAGCAGTAATATATGGGATACTTCGCTCCAACATATTACTAGCTACAATACTAATGGCGACATACAGACCTATGAAATTAAAGGTTATTCCCAAAGCCTAAACCAATTTGTAGGCAATAGACGCCACAACTATATCTACGACACAAAAAACAACCTAACGGAATATATCTTAGAAGCTTGGGACAACAAAACCAATAGCTACATCACCGAGCAGCACGACACCTACACTTACACCCCCAACAACAACATCAGCACCTATACACGGCAAGACTATAACTTTACATTCAAAAAATGGGAGAACAAGAGAAGAGAATATTATGCCTATACCAACGGACTGGAAACCCTCCATGTGATCCAAAAACCTACAGCCAACGGATGGGAGAACGAACGAAAATTTGAAAGCCAATACGATGCACAAAATGAACTGATAAATGAGGATGTAAGTTTGTGGACCAATAACACATGGGTGTACTTCTATAGAACGACCTATGCCATAGCAAGTAAAACACCGCTCATAAAATATACGATACAACAATATTGGGAAGAAAAGGAAAAGAGCTTCTTCCCAAATAATAAAATAACAGAGGTGTATAACAGCTCCAACTATCTGGAACTATTTGTAAAGAACAATTGGGATGGCATTAACGAAAGATGGACTGTATCATCAGACAGTCAGGTATACCGTTACGAAAGCATTTGGCCTAGTACAGTTAGCACGGCAGCGCAAGGCAACAACCCCACCCTCACACTATACCCCAACCCCACTAGCGGGCAGCTGCTCCATTATAGCGTAAGCGGCCACAATAACACACCTTATACTATAAGCATACATAGCCTGCAGGGGCAGCTCCTGTTTCAAAAAAATGTAACGAACGGAGCTAGTCAACAGGCTATCCCAATTACAAACTTTGCCAATGGGCAATACCTCTTTTCTGTAAAAACAGAACAAGGAATGATCTCAAAACCATTTTCTGTAGTCAGGTAG